The Spirosoma foliorum genome has a window encoding:
- a CDS encoding arsenite methyltransferase: METAEQIKEVVRQKYGAIAEQPDANGCCGPTSCCGPETVASVPIDMTVGYDELNGYVAEADLGLGCGLPTQFAQIKPGDTVVDLGSGAGNDCFVARAETGETGRVIGLDMTPAMIDRARKNTKTLGFTNVEFVYGDIEDMPLPSNLADVVVSNCVMNLVPDKQKAVGETFRILKPGGHFSISDIVLKGELPAGLQQDAELYVGCVSGAIQKNEYLQLIQENGFTNITVQKEREISLPDEVLKNYLSAEEIADYRHQDKGIYSVTVFAQKPEEAAPAACCPPGCCN, translated from the coding sequence ATGGAAACCGCCGAGCAAATCAAAGAAGTCGTGCGCCAGAAATACGGCGCAATTGCCGAACAACCCGATGCCAATGGCTGTTGCGGCCCCACCTCCTGCTGTGGGCCTGAAACGGTCGCCAGCGTGCCCATTGATATGACCGTGGGCTATGACGAGCTGAACGGCTACGTCGCCGAAGCCGATTTGGGATTGGGTTGCGGCCTGCCTACGCAATTCGCGCAGATCAAACCCGGTGACACCGTAGTGGATCTTGGATCGGGCGCAGGCAATGACTGCTTTGTGGCCCGTGCCGAAACCGGCGAAACGGGTCGCGTGATCGGCCTGGATATGACCCCGGCCATGATCGACCGTGCCCGCAAAAACACCAAGACGCTCGGATTTACCAATGTCGAATTTGTCTATGGCGACATCGAGGACATGCCGTTACCGAGCAATTTGGCCGACGTTGTGGTGAGTAACTGCGTAATGAACCTGGTCCCCGACAAACAAAAAGCCGTTGGCGAAACCTTCCGCATTTTGAAGCCCGGTGGTCATTTCAGCATCTCCGATATCGTGCTGAAAGGTGAGCTGCCCGCAGGCTTGCAACAGGACGCCGAACTCTATGTGGGTTGTGTCTCGGGTGCTATCCAGAAGAACGAGTATTTGCAACTCATCCAGGAGAACGGTTTTACCAACATCACCGTGCAGAAAGAGCGCGAAATTTCTTTGCCCGATGAGGTGCTGAAAAACTATCTGTCGGCGGAAGAAATCGCCGATTATCGCCATCAAGACAAAGGTATTTATAGCGTCACCGTCTTTGCCCAGAAGCCCGAAGAAGCGGCCCCAGCGGCCTGCTGCCCTCCCGGTTGCTGCAACTAA
- a CDS encoding ArsR/SmtB family transcription factor — protein MGLTKTEIFTEEQNRIADLAKAFAHPARVAILQLLVDRKACVCGDLVDELNLAQATVSQHLKELKRIGIIQGEINPPRVCYCINTPVWEEAQRAFGALFDTFVPVTCC, from the coding sequence ATGGGACTTACCAAAACCGAAATATTCACCGAGGAACAAAACCGCATTGCGGATCTGGCAAAGGCATTTGCTCATCCGGCACGGGTAGCCATTCTACAATTGCTGGTGGACAGGAAAGCGTGCGTCTGCGGTGATCTGGTGGACGAGCTGAATTTGGCCCAGGCAACCGTTTCACAACACCTAAAAGAACTAAAACGCATTGGCATCATTCAGGGCGAAATCAACCCGCCCCGCGTGTGCTATTGCATTAATACCCCCGTATGGGAGGAAGCTCAACGCGCATTCGGAGCATTGTTTGATACGTTTGTACCAGTGACCTGCTGCTGA
- a CDS encoding protein-tyrosine-phosphatase, which translates to MDKIAEFVQLKVNAKEPVQLTYICTHNSRRSHFGQLWAATAAAYYGVPGVKSFSGGTEVSAFNERAIAACKRAGFDISKASEGPNPMYAVTYASGAEPIKAFSKKYDDASNPQSNFLAIMTCSQADKACPIVKGAALRVPTPYDDPKAFDGTPQETAKYDERCNQIATETFYVFSKVKMNL; encoded by the coding sequence TTGGACAAAATTGCGGAGTTTGTTCAACTCAAAGTCAACGCTAAAGAGCCTGTCCAACTAACTTACATCTGTACCCATAATTCCCGACGCAGTCATTTCGGCCAACTATGGGCAGCAACAGCCGCTGCTTATTATGGCGTTCCAGGCGTAAAAAGCTTCTCAGGTGGAACAGAAGTCAGTGCCTTCAATGAACGGGCAATAGCTGCCTGCAAAAGAGCGGGATTTGATATTAGCAAAGCATCAGAAGGACCGAACCCAATGTATGCTGTTACTTACGCATCTGGTGCAGAACCCATTAAGGCGTTCTCCAAGAAATACGATGATGCCAGCAATCCCCAGAGCAATTTCCTGGCGATCATGACTTGCTCACAAGCCGATAAAGCATGTCCCATTGTGAAAGGCGCAGCCCTGCGGGTACCGACGCCCTATGACGATCCGAAAGCTTTTGATGGCACACCCCAGGAAACCGCTAAATATGACGAGCGGTGCAATCAAATTGCCACGGAAACCTTTTATGTTTTTTCCAAAGTAAAGATGAACCTTTAA
- a CDS encoding PLAT/LH2 domain-containing protein: protein MAKYTIMLQTPRKPKAGTNADVEARILGTHGASAWRVLDLPNVDDREQGSQDYYRLEFDDSFGDITGLELRVKKADEVGPEWLLETAYICRVSSRQLYKLPYNQWINPTSHTNWVYARLTSLQPEVLNESAFGVTNQFLW, encoded by the coding sequence ATGGCCAAATACACAATCATGTTGCAAACTCCCCGAAAGCCTAAGGCGGGTACGAATGCCGATGTTGAAGCACGAATTTTAGGCACGCACGGGGCCAGTGCTTGGCGAGTTTTAGACTTACCCAATGTCGATGACCGGGAACAAGGTAGCCAAGACTATTACAGGCTGGAGTTTGATGATTCATTTGGAGACATCACCGGTTTGGAGCTACGCGTCAAGAAAGCCGATGAAGTAGGTCCTGAATGGTTGCTGGAAACAGCCTATATCTGCCGAGTTAGCTCGCGCCAGTTGTATAAGCTACCCTACAACCAGTGGATCAATCCAACCTCACATACTAACTGGGTTTATGCAAGGCTGACCAGTTTGCAACCTGAGGTATTAAACGAGTCGGCATTTGGCGTAACTAACCAGTTTTTGTGGTAA
- a CDS encoding energy transducer TonB: MNNKSLFHRNRLAAYALLVILLSTLLGSAQAQTESARQRELFTIVEQPPEFVGGMRAYESFMKAKVRQLKDTSSRKLTGKVFVSFTVTDQGAIEEAMALNRQGSWEATEAVRLVQSMPAWNPGKQAGHAVNVKYNLPIKFSEH, encoded by the coding sequence ATGAACAACAAATCACTTTTTCATCGGAATCGGCTGGCAGCCTATGCGCTGCTGGTTATATTGCTGAGTACGCTCTTGGGCTCAGCTCAGGCACAAACCGAGTCGGCTCGCCAGCGTGAGCTATTTACGATTGTCGAACAGCCCCCCGAATTTGTGGGTGGCATGAGAGCCTATGAGTCGTTTATGAAAGCCAAGGTGCGCCAGCTAAAGGACACCTCGAGCCGGAAGCTGACCGGTAAAGTGTTTGTTAGCTTTACGGTCACGGATCAAGGGGCAATTGAAGAGGCAATGGCCTTGAATCGTCAGGGATCCTGGGAGGCAACAGAAGCGGTACGGTTGGTGCAGAGCATGCCCGCTTGGAACCCCGGTAAGCAGGCGGGCCATGCGGTTAATGTCAAGTATAATTTACCGATAAAGTTTAGTGAACACTAA
- a CDS encoding aspartate/glutamate racemase family protein — translation MKTLGLIGGLSWYATSVYYKMLNELTNQRLGNSHSSKLLLFSVDFDEFRVLQEVGDWDAVETMLSGIAIQLEKAGADCIILCANTVHLVADTIRQKITIPLIHSAEETAKEIVSQNIHKVALLGTKFTMDNPFFRDRLSQFGITTMLPDQADKDYIHASIFNELTKGVFTDETKHKYTEIIDKLKRSGAEGVVFGSAEFSILLKPTDCSIPIFDTIAIHSKAAVDFAVAN, via the coding sequence ATGAAAACATTAGGACTAATTGGTGGGCTTAGTTGGTATGCAACATCCGTTTATTATAAAATGCTCAATGAACTGACAAATCAACGGCTTGGCAACTCCCATTCGTCTAAACTCCTGCTCTTTTCGGTCGACTTTGACGAATTCAGAGTACTACAAGAAGTGGGCGACTGGGACGCAGTTGAAACCATGTTATCGGGCATTGCGATACAACTGGAGAAGGCGGGTGCAGACTGCATTATACTCTGTGCCAACACCGTTCACCTCGTGGCGGACACGATCCGGCAAAAAATAACCATTCCTTTGATTCACAGTGCTGAGGAAACCGCCAAGGAAATCGTTAGCCAAAACATCCATAAAGTGGCTCTTCTGGGCACAAAATTTACCATGGACAATCCTTTTTTTAGGGATCGTCTATCCCAGTTCGGCATTACCACCATGTTGCCCGACCAAGCGGATAAAGACTATATCCATGCGTCTATTTTTAACGAATTGACAAAAGGAGTTTTCACCGACGAGACAAAACATAAATACACTGAAATTATTGACAAATTAAAACGTAGCGGAGCAGAAGGTGTTGTCTTTGGCAGCGCTGAATTTTCCATCCTGCTTAAACCGACAGATTGCAGTATTCCCATATTTGACACCATTGCCATTCATTCGAAAGCAGCGGTTGATTTCGCAGTAGCCAACTAA